A single genomic interval of Corvus cornix cornix isolate S_Up_H32 chromosome 1, ASM73873v5, whole genome shotgun sequence harbors:
- the TPBGL gene encoding trophoblast glycoprotein-like, with protein sequence MARRQARAAGGGRWLPWLGLALLPLAVPPAAAPAACPSACYCVATPELVQCRYERLEEPPRELPAAVHNLSIAGSNLSVLSRAAFAARPLRDLRLLRLRHDNIHTIEDMALQGLPALRTLDLSHNPLVSVAAGAFAGVPLLRTLQLNQALLAAPLEEQLALAMRNLSLRRLELAGNALQALPAALLPPGLEELDLRNNSLQRLAAAELRSLDAPELRGLRLSLGANPLSCDCGLRPFLAWLRAAAARVLDARSLRCAGPPGLRGTALLRLRPEALACAHSDGGEPGRLETASYVFFGIVLALIGIVFLMVLYLNRRGIKRWLHNLREACRDQMEGYHYRYEQDADPRCAGTPGL encoded by the coding sequence ATGGCCCGCAGGCaggcgcgggcggcgggcggcgggcgctggctgccctggctggggctCGCCCTGCTGCCGCTGGCCGtgccccccgccgccgcccccgccgcctgCCCCTCCGCCTGCTACTGCGTGGCCACCCCGGAGCTGGTCCAGTGCCGCTACGAGCGGCTGGAAGAGCCCCCGAGGGAGCTGCCCGCCGCCGTCCACAACCTCAGCATCGCCGGCAGCAACCTGAGCGTCCTGTCCCGCGCCGCCTTCGCCGCCCGTCCGCTGCGCGACCTCCGCCTGCTCCGCCTGCGCCACGACAACATCCACACCATCGAGGACATGGCCCTGCAAGGCCTGCCCGCCCTGCGCACCCTCGACCTGAGCCACAACCCGCTGGTCTCGGTGGCCGCCGGCGCCTTCGCCGGGGTCCCGCTGCTGCGCACGCTGCAGCTGAACCAGGCGCTGCTGGCGGCCCCGCTCGAGGAGCAGCTCGCCCTGGCCATGCGCAACCTCAGCCTGCGGCGCCTGGAGCTGGCGGGCAACGCGCTGCAGGCGCTGCCGGCCGCCCTGCTGCCGCCCggcctggaggagctggaccTGCGGAACAACTCCCTGCAGCGGCTGGCGGCCGCCGAGCTGCGCAGCCTGGACGCGCCGGAGCTGCGGGGGCTGCGCCTCAGCCTGGGCGCGAACCCGCTGAGCTGCGACTGCGGCCTGCGCCCCTTCCTGGCCTGGCTgcgcgcggccgccgcccgcgTGCTCGACGCGCGGAGCCtgcgctgcgcggggccgccCGGGCTGCGCGGCACGGCCCTGCTGCGCCTGCGCCCCGAGGCGCTGGCCTGCGCCCACAGCGACGGCGGCGAGCCCGGCCGGCTGGAGACCGCCTCCTACGTCTTCTTCGGCATCGTCCTGGCGCTCATCGGCATCGTCTTCCTCATGGTGCTCTACCTGAACCGCCGCGGCATCAAGCGCTGGCTGCACAACCTGCGCGAGGCGTGCCGCGACCAGATGGAGGGGTACCACTACCGCTACGAGCAGGACGCCGACCCGCGCTGCGCCGGCACCCCCGGCCTCTGA